A window of Paraburkholderia sp. ZP32-5 genomic DNA:
TCGCCGAGCAGCAGCACCGGCGACTCGAGTTGTGCCGCGCGGCGCGCCTGGCGCTTCACTTCGAGGCTGGCCGCGCTGGTGCCGACAAAGCTGCCGAACGTATAGCGGGCGCGCCGCGCCTGTGCGAGCGACTGGCGCGTGGCGATCAGTTCCTGCTGGAGCCGCGAGTAGTGGGAAAACAGCGGCGTGAGCGCCTTCAGTTCGTCGAACAGCGCAAAGCCGACCGCGCCGACGGTTGCGCCCGCGTCATCCTTCAACGGCAGGCGCGTGACGACGAGCGGTTCGCGATCCGTTTCCATGATGTCGAGCAGGATCGGCTTGCCGGTGTTCACGACCTCGCGCATCAGGCTGTTCGGGATCACCGCTTCGCAGTCGCGGCCGATCGCCTGCTGCGGATCCGGGAATCCAAAGCGCGCCGCATAGCGCTTGTTGATCCAGACGACGCGCGCGTCGGCATCGACGATGAAGGTGCCTTCGCTGAAATTCTCAAAGGTGCGAAACAGTGAATCCATCGCACGTCGCAGTACGTCGCCATAGGCGGCGGGCAGGCCCGCCCAGTCGGTCATCATGCTGTCGCTGTCTCCGGGGTATGGTTTTGATTGGGTTAGTCTCTCTTTATGGACGCAATTATCTCCAAATGGAGACAAGCCACAAGCTTTATCCATCAATGAGTTAGCGGCTTCGGCCTACCTTCGGCCGAATAAAATCCCGATCTGGAGACGTTTGAGTACAATCGGCCGAGTCGTCTTTCGGCGCCGATGCGCGTTGCGGGCTTGCCCGGCGGGCTTCGTGACCGACATCGCCGGTATGGCATGGAACCTGCGTTCCGTGCGCGCCGCGCGCCGTCATCGCATCGTCGGGACCGCGTACATGTAGCGAACAACCAAGCTCTGGAGACTCAATGTCCTTTGTCATCGTCCTCGCCGCGCTGGCGTTTCTGATGTTCGCCGCGTATCGCGGCTACAGCGTCATCCTGTTCGCGCCGATCGCGGCGCTCGCCGCCGTCCTGCTGACCGAACCCGCCGCCGTCGCGCCGGTTTTCACCAGCATCTTCATGGACAAGATGGTCGGCTTCGTCAAACTCTATTTCCCGGTGTTCCTGCTCGGCGCGGTATTCGGCAAGGTCATCGAACTGTCGGGCTTTTCGGAATCGATCGTGGCCGCGGCGATCCGCTATATCGGCCGCTCGCGCGCGAATGCGGTGATCGTTGCCGTGTGCGCGCTGCTCACCTACGGCGGCGTGTCGCTGTTCGTCGTCGTGTTCGCGGTCTACCCGTTCGCGGCCGAACTGTATCGGCAGAGCAATATTCCGAAGCGGCTGATGCCCGGCGCGATCGCGCTCGGCGCCTTCTCATTCACGATGGATTCGCTGCCGGGCACGCCGCAGATCCAGAACATCATTCCGACCACGTTCTTCAAGACGACCTCGTGGGCCGCACCGACACTCGGTGTGATCGGCTCGCTGTTCATCATCGTGGTCGGCCTCACGTATCTGGAATGGCGCCGCCGCGCCGCAATGGCAACCGGCGAGGGCTACGGCACCGATCTCGTCAACGAGCCGGAACGCGTCGAAGCGAAGCAGTTGCCGCATCCGCTGCTGGCGGTTGCGCCGCTCATCGTCGTTGGCGTCGCGAACTTCCTGCTGACGCAATGGATTCCCACCTGGTACGGCCCGACCTACACGATCACGCCGGATATCCTGCCGGGCCTGCATGCGCCGGTCGAAACGACCGTCAAGGCGGTGGTCGCGATCTGGGCGGTGCAAGGCGCACTGCTGCTCGGCATCGTCATGGTGATCGTGACCGCGTTCGGCCGTGTCAGCCAGCGCTTCGCGGTGGGCACCAAGGCGGCGGTGGCGGGCGCGCTGCTGGCGTCGCTGAACACCGCGTCGGAATATGGCTTTGGCGGCGTGATCGCGGCGCTGCCGGGCTTTCTGGTGGTCGGCAATGCGCTGAAAAGCATTCCGAATCCGCTCGTCAACGCCGCCGTGTCGGTCAGCACGCTTGCAGGTATTACCGGTTCGGCGTCGGGCGGCATGAGCATCGCGCTTGCGGCGATGTCGGATCTGTTCATCAAGGCCGCGGAAGCCGCGCATATTCCGCTGGAAGTGCTGCATCGCGTGGTCGCGATGGCAAGCGGCGGCATGGATACGCTGCCGCACAACGGCGCGGTCATCACGTTGCTGGCGGTGACGGGGCTCACGCATCGGCAGTCGTATCGCGACATCTTCGCGGTCACGGTGATCAAGACGATGGCGGTGTTTTTCGTGATCGCCGTGTATTACGCGACGGGCCTGGTATAAGCGTGGCGCGCGCGCCACGCGGTTTCAGCTGACCGCATCCGCGTGAGCCCCGCCTGACGCCATGCGCAGGCGGCCGAAGCGCTTTGTTCTGACAGATCGGCATTACTCCCACCTCGACAACGCGCGATCGAAGCAAGACGATGGAAACCGTCAGCGCCCAACGTTGCAAGGGCAGGCTGACCCGAGTAACAACGGCGTTTAACGGCCCGTCCCGATCCGGACGGGCCATTTTTTGCGTGCGTACGGTGATTGTGGCGATCCAGTCTGGTGAGGAAGTTCGGGAGCCGACCTGCAACGGCACACGCGGATCCACCGGATGACGGCGAACCATGATGGGCCGCAGAAGCCCATGTTTCTTACCTCGCCCGTGCGTCACCGGCGTGACAACCGGAAACGGGGGGCGGCCCGCGAGGGGCACGAAAAATGCATTCGTGGTCGCAGGGAGTCGCGTTAAACTGATCGTCGCGCTGCGGAGCCGGCGATAGCCACCGCACCACGGTGGAGCAAAGCGCGGCGGCATGGAATCAAACGCAGCATGGCATCACGGCGCGGCAGACGGCGCGCCTTGCTGCCCGTACAATGGTTCGATCAACAACGGAAGAAGGACAACCTCGATGCGCATTACCGGGTCCTCCGGGTCAATGGCCCTGCTCACCGAATCCGACGAAGCAACCGGGCGCGAACTGCGCTCGCTGCGGCTCGAATCGTCAGAAGACGGCAAAGCCATCCTGCTGATCGAAGTCGATGAGCGCAAACCGGGCATACACCGCGAAGTGCGCTACGAAATCACGCCGGCCGAGCTGATCGCCGCTATCCGCGCGCACGGCGCCGAGTTGCCCGGCGAGCAGCACAACCATCGTTCCTGACATCCGCAGCGCGTCGGCATAAGTGCCGCACGCGCTGCTCCGTCTCTCCCGTGAGCCAGGCCGCGCATCGAAGCAGATGCCGGGCATTGTTTCGCGCCAGTTTCGCTCGCGCGTCGGTTGACGCTCCTTTTTTCCGCGTACGCCGCCAATTCGGGCGTTTCTACCGCATTTAGCGCGCGCCGCCGCATTCATTGCCGAACGGGCGTTCACCGAACTGGACGTGCCGCGCTCGCGGTTTCCCCGTGCCTGTCGCGCGAATCGCTGAGGGCGGCAACAGTGTTTTCAAGCCGTTTGCACGTCTCGAAAATACGTCCATAATCCTTGCATTCCCTTTGCGATCCTCACCGCGCTGCGCCCGCAAGGGCCGCGGATGTAAAACGATGCTACATGACCTCGTCGAGCAATATGGGCCAGCGCTCGTCTTCGTCAACGTACTGGCCGCCGCCCTCGGCCTGCCGGTGCCGGCGATGCCGTCGCTCGTGCTGTTCGGCGCGATGGCCGCAATGCACCCCGGCTCAGTCGGCACGCAGTTGATGCCGGTGCTCGTGCTGGCAATCTTCGCCACGCTGCTGGGCGACAGCGCGTGGTATCTCGCCGGCCGCATCTACGGCGGCAATACGCTGAAGACGATCTGCCGGTTATCGCTGTCGCGTGACACCTGCGTGAAGAAAACCGAACGCTTTTTCGGCCGCTGGGGCGTGCGCGTGCTGGCCATCGCGAAGTTCGTGCCGGGCCTGTCGATCGTGTCGATTCCGATGGCGGGCGCGATGGGCACGCGCTACCGCACCTTCCTCACCTACGATGGCGTCGGCGCCGCGCTGTGGTCGGGCACCGGGCTCATCATCGGCGCGCTGTTCTCGCGGCAGATCGACATGCTGTTCGCGGTCGCCGGGCGGCTCGGTCGTACGGCCGCGCTCGTCGTCGTCGCGCTGCTGCTGTTGTACGCGGCGTACCGGTGGATCCGGCGCCGTCAGTTGATCGCGAAGCTCGCGTCCGCGCGCATCGAGGTCGACGAACTCGCGAAGCTGTTCACGGCCGGCAAACCGCCGGTCGTGTTCGATATCCGTTCGGACGAAAAGCGCAAGCTCGATCCGTTCGTCATCCCAGGCGCGCAGTTCGCCGACGAACGGCAACTCGGCGACATCGTCTCCACCTATTCGCACGATCAGAAACTCGTCATCTATTGTTCCTGCCCGAACGAGATTTCCGCGGCATGGATGGCGAAGCAGCTGAACGAGGCCGGTTTCTCCGACGTGCTGCCGCTGCGCGGCGGCATGGAAGCGTGGCGCGATTCGGGCAAACCGGTCGACACGCTGCCCGATGCGCCGCCGCCGGAAGTCGCGGTCGACGACGTCGCGCCCAAAGCCGTCTAGCGCCGCGCCGGCGCCTTGATTGGGCGCCCGCCCCATCCGAAGCGCGCAGCGTTGGCCGCCCCAGCGCGCGGCCTCGTCTCCCGTTTAATCTGGCAATGAACATCGAAGGAGCGGTTCAATGCTTTCGACTCCGGAAGTTTCGACTCAAGAGGTAGAAGGGCAGCAAGGCGTGGTTGCCGACGCGCCGTATTCGTCGCTGTCGATGCGTAGACATCAGATGTACCCCGCGCTCACCTGCGCGGAGATCGACCGGATTCGCCGCTTCGGCGAGATCGGCCGCTGGAAGTCCGGCGAACTGATGTTCGAGACCGGCCGCCCCGGCCCCGGCATGTTCGTGCTGCTCGAAGGACACGTGAAGATCTATCAGCGCGACGGTATCGGCCGCGAGATCGTGATCGGCGAACAAGGCGCGGGGCAATTTCTGGCCGAGGTCGGGCAACTGTCGGGCAAGCCGGCGCTCGTGAACGGGCTTGCACTCAGTTTGGTCGAGGCGCTGCTGATTCCGCCCGAGCGTCTGCGCGCGCTGCTCGTCGCCGAAGCGGAACTGGGCGAGCGCATCATGCGCGCGCTGATCCTGCGGCGCGTGGCGTTGATCGAAAAAGGCTCCGGCGGCCCGATCCTGGTCGGCAGCAGCAACGACGCGCGGCTCGTGATGCTGCAAGGCTTCCTGTCGCGCAACGGCCATCCGCATTCGGTGATCGACGAGCGCGACGAAGACGCGCTGCGATTGATCGAACAGTTCGCCGCGCAACGCGAAGATCTGCCGCTCGTGATCTGCCCGGACGGCTCGGTGCTGCGTCATCCGAGCATGCCGGAACTGGCGACCTGTCTCGGCCTGCTGCCCGATCTCGACGACAGCTACGTGTACGACGTCGCGATCGTCGGCGCGGGACCGGCGGGTCTTGCCACTGCCGTGTACGCGGCCTCCGAGGGGCTCTCGGTGATCGTGCTCGACAGCCGTGCGCCGGGCGGCCAGGCCGGCGCGAGTTCGCGGATCGAAAACTACCTTGGCTTTCCGACCGGCATC
This region includes:
- a CDS encoding GntP family permease; this translates as MSFVIVLAALAFLMFAAYRGYSVILFAPIAALAAVLLTEPAAVAPVFTSIFMDKMVGFVKLYFPVFLLGAVFGKVIELSGFSESIVAAAIRYIGRSRANAVIVAVCALLTYGGVSLFVVVFAVYPFAAELYRQSNIPKRLMPGAIALGAFSFTMDSLPGTPQIQNIIPTTFFKTTSWAAPTLGVIGSLFIIVVGLTYLEWRRRAAMATGEGYGTDLVNEPERVEAKQLPHPLLAVAPLIVVGVANFLLTQWIPTWYGPTYTITPDILPGLHAPVETTVKAVVAIWAVQGALLLGIVMVIVTAFGRVSQRFAVGTKAAVAGALLASLNTASEYGFGGVIAALPGFLVVGNALKSIPNPLVNAAVSVSTLAGITGSASGGMSIALAAMSDLFIKAAEAAHIPLEVLHRVVAMASGGMDTLPHNGAVITLLAVTGLTHRQSYRDIFAVTVIKTMAVFFVIAVYYATGLV
- a CDS encoding DedA family protein/thiosulfate sulfurtransferase GlpE gives rise to the protein MLHDLVEQYGPALVFVNVLAAALGLPVPAMPSLVLFGAMAAMHPGSVGTQLMPVLVLAIFATLLGDSAWYLAGRIYGGNTLKTICRLSLSRDTCVKKTERFFGRWGVRVLAIAKFVPGLSIVSIPMAGAMGTRYRTFLTYDGVGAALWSGTGLIIGALFSRQIDMLFAVAGRLGRTAALVVVALLLLYAAYRWIRRRQLIAKLASARIEVDELAKLFTAGKPPVVFDIRSDEKRKLDPFVIPGAQFADERQLGDIVSTYSHDQKLVIYCSCPNEISAAWMAKQLNEAGFSDVLPLRGGMEAWRDSGKPVDTLPDAPPPEVAVDDVAPKAV
- a CDS encoding FAD-dependent oxidoreductase, whose amino-acid sequence is MLSTPEVSTQEVEGQQGVVADAPYSSLSMRRHQMYPALTCAEIDRIRRFGEIGRWKSGELMFETGRPGPGMFVLLEGHVKIYQRDGIGREIVIGEQGAGQFLAEVGQLSGKPALVNGLALSLVEALLIPPERLRALLVAEAELGERIMRALILRRVALIEKGSGGPILVGSSNDARLVMLQGFLSRNGHPHSVIDERDEDALRLIEQFAAQREDLPLVICPDGSVLRHPSMPELATCLGLLPDLDDSYVYDVAIVGAGPAGLATAVYAASEGLSVIVLDSRAPGGQAGASSRIENYLGFPTGISGQALAGRAFVQAQKFGARVAIPVNVDALHCGQTPYRLQTKCGGHISARTIVIASGAVYRRPALEGLDRFDGRGVYYWASPVEAKLCKRQEIVLVGGGNSAGQAIVYLATHAAKVHVLIRRSGFEATMSRYLIDRIRSLPNVFVHPNSEIGRLDADEHGLASVALKKPLPDGVDHFDTRHLFLFTGADPNTDWLRTCGVELDPKGFVLTGVGANGSATACDLATTVEGVYAIGDARAGSTKRVAAAVGEGAAVVAQIHQLLAASAGEAVALGA